The Streptomyces sp. NBC_00459 DNA segment CAGCCGACCTCGGAACGCAGCACGTCCGGGGCGCCGGAGGCACCGGCGGCGGTGTCGAACTTGTTCTGTGCCTGGTCGAAGGGGACGTTGACGTACTTGACCTTGACGTCCTTGTTGGCGGCCTCGAACTCCTTGACCAGGGCCTGGTACGTCGGCGCCTCGTTGGTGGCGTTGGAGGTGTCCCACCAGGTGATGGTCACCGGACCGTCGGCCTTGTCACTGCCGCTGTCGTCTCCGCCGCAGGCCGTCGCCGCGAGGGCGATGGACGCCACCAGCGCGGTGGCCGCTATGCCACGCCGCATGAGTTCTCCTTGAGGGTGAAAGCCCGTGTACTGGCAGAAACGGGCCCGTCCGCCGTTTCCGCCGACTTGCCGGCCGCGCCGTTGCCGCCGCCGGGCGACGTGAACGTAACAGCCATGTAAGCGTGACGAAAGACCTTGCAGCAAAAAAGTGCAAGAACTGATGACAGTTACCCCGCCGTGACCCTTCGGGCTTCTCTCGAAGAACTGCTTGATCCCCTGTTCCGCCACTGTCCAGCGGGATCGGGGACACTTGTGCAAGACTCTGCAAGCTCTTGCCATGTACGCCCCATCAGACACACGCCAGACACACGAGGGAGCGCGATGACGCAGCAACCCGCGGCGGCGAGCGGCCGCCCCGGCCGTCCGGCGGGCCGTTCGACGGCCCGTACCCGGCGGCCGTTCGGTGGGCAAGGCGAGGGCCGGCCGGTACAGTCCAGCCCTGTGACCACACGGCTTGCCGACATCGCCGCCCAGGCGGGGGTGAGCGAAGCGACGGTCAGCCGGGTCCTGAACGGGAAGCCGGGCGTCGCCGCCACCACCCGCCAGACCGTGCTCGCCGCCCTCGACGTACTGGGCTACGAGCGCCCGGTCCGGCTGCGGCAGCGCAGCGAGGGCCTGGTGGGCCTCATCACCCCGGAGCTGGAGAACCCGATCTTCCCCGCCCTGGCGCAGGTCATCGGGCAGGCCCTGACCCGGCAGGGATACACGCCGGTCCTGGCCACCCAGACGCCCGGCGGCTCGACGGAGGACGAGCTGACGGAGATGCTCGTCGACCGGGGCGTGGCCGGGATCATCTTCGTCTCCGGCCTGCACGCGGACACCTCCGCCGACATGCAGCGCTACGACCAACTGCGCGCCCAGGGCGTGCCGTTCGTCCTGGTGGACGGCTTCTCCCCCAAGGTGCAGGCACCGTTCATTTCCCCCGACGACCGCGCGGCGATGACTCTCGCGGTCACGCACCTCGTCTCGCTCGGCCACACCCGTATCGGGCTGGCCCTGGGCCCGAAGCGTTTCGTGCCGGTGCAGCGCAAGATCGAGGGCTTCGTGCGGACGATGCAGGATCTGCTGGGCCTGACGGCACAGGACGTCGAGACGCGGTTCGTCCAGCACTCGCTGTACACCCTGGAGGGCGGCCAGGCGGCGGCCATGGCGCTCATCGACCGCGACTGCACGGCTGTGGTGTGCGCGAGCGACATGATGGCCCTGGGCGCGATACGGGCGGCCCGGCAGCGCGGTCTGGAGGTCCCCCGGGACGTCTCGGTCGTGGGCTTCGACGACTCCCCCCTGATCGCCTTCACCGACCCGCCCCTCACCACGGTCCGCAAGCCGGTCCCGGCGATGGGCCAGGCCGCCGTCCGCACCCTCCTTGAGGAGATCGGCGGTACGCCCGCTCCGCACAGCGAGTTCGTGTTCATGCCGGAACTGGTCGTCCGGGGTTCGACGGCCTCGGCCCCCGGGGAGCGCACGCGTTCCCAGTAGCGCTCCCGGCTCCGTCCTCGGGCTCGTCCTCGGGCTCGTTCTCAGGGTGGAGAATGCCCCGGTTCGACCAGTGCTCTGGTAGTAGTCCGAGCCGCCTCTCCCCGCCGTAGGACGTGCGGGTCGGACAGGACCAGGGGATGATCTGGGAGGGGACCGTATCTGGCAGACTCTGTGTCCATGGGTGAGACGACCGTGACGACTAGGGAAGGCCACGACCGGGCCGCACCGCACTCCGTCCCGGACGAGACGGCGGAGGGGAACGGCCACGTGGTCAAGGGACTCCTGCGCCGAGTGCGCACTCCGCGCCGGCCACGGCTGTGGTTCGAGATCCTGCTGATCGCGGTCAGTTACTGGACGTATTCGCTGATCCGCAACGCCGTTCCGGAGCAGAAGGCCGAGGCGCTGCGCAACGCCGACTGGATCTGGAAGACCGAGCACAGCCTGGGCATCGCCTTCGAGGAGTCGGTCAACCACGCGGTCAACTCGGTGACTTGGCTGATCGTGGGCATGAACTACTACTACGCGACGCTGCACTTCGTCGTCACGCTCGGTGTTCTCGTGTGGCTGTACCGCAGTCACCCCGGCCGTTACGCGGCAACTCGTCTGACCCTCTTCGCGACCACGGTCGTCGCACTGGTCGGTTACTACCTGTATCCGCTGGCCCCGCCCCGGCTGATGAACGGCGGCGACTTCATCGACACGGTGATGGTCCACCACACCTGGGGTTCGATGGCCTCCGGCGACCTCAAGCACATGTCGAACCAGTACGCGGCGATGCCGTCGATGCACATCGGCTGGTCCACCTGGGCCGGTCTGACGATCTTCGCCCTGTCGACGGTCCCGTGGGTGCGCGTCCTCGGGCTGCTCTACCCGGTGGCCACCCTGGTGGTGATCGTCGCCACCGCCAACCACTTCTGGCTGGACGCGGTGGGCGGCCTCATGTGTCTGGCCTTCGGCTTCGCGGTGGCCCGCCTCTGGTACGGCAAGCTCCCCTACGCCCTCCCGAAACTGGTCCCGGTGCAAGGACAGGGCGGTCTGCTGCTCCCGGTCAAGCCGTAGGCCCGACGGGAGCGGCCGGGCCGGTCACCGACTACGCCGACGCCCCGTAGAACAGCGTCTCCACGACTCCACGAGCCCGCCGGGTGGTACGCCGGTACGCGTCGATCATGTCGCCGACATGGCCCGGTCCGTACCCCAGGTACCGTCCCACCGCGCCCAGTTCACGTCCGCCCGAGGGGAAGGTGTCCCCGGCCCGCCCGCGCACCAGCATCACGGCGTTGCGCACCCGGGTGGCCAGGACCCACGCCTCGTCCAGTATCGCCGCGTCCTCCCCGGAGATCAGTCCGGCGGCGCAGGCGGCGGCGAGGGCCTCGCGGGTACGGGTCGTCCGCAGCCCGGGTTCGACCCACCCGTGCTGGAGTTGCATCAGCTGGACGGTCCACTCCACGTCCGACAGGCCGCCCCGCCCGAGCTTGGTGTGCAGGGTCGGATCGGCGCCGCGCGGCATCCGCTCCGACTCCATACGCGCCTTCAGCCGCCGGATCTCGCGCACCGCGTCGTCGCCGAGCCCCTCTGCCGGGTAGCGCAGCGGATCGATCAGTTCGATGAAACGGCGCCCCAACTCCAAGTCCCCGGCGACGACTTCGGCCCTCAGCAGCGCCTGCGACTCCCAACCGAGGGACCAGCGGCGGTAGTACGCCTCGTACGACGTCAGGGTGCGGACCAGCGGCCCCGACTTGCCCTCGGGGCGCAGATCCGCGTCGATGAGCAACGGCGGGTCGGAGCTGGGCATCTGGAGGAGCCGCCGCATCTCGGAGACGACGGTGTTCGCGGCCTTGGCGGCCTCGTGCTCGTCGACGCCTTCGCGGGGTTCGTGTACGAACAGGACGTCGGCGTCGGAGCCGTAGCCCATCTCGTGCCCGCCGAAGCGTCCCATGCCGATCACCGTGAACCGGGTGGGCAGCGTGTCCCCCCATCCGTCCCGCACGACCGCCCGTAGGGTCCCGGCCAGGGTCGCCGCCGTGAGGTCGGAGATCGCGCCGCCGACCTGGTCCACCAGGGCGCCCTGGTCGGCCTCGGCGGGCGACTGCTCGGTGCCGTAGGAGCCGACGATGTCGGCGGCGGCCGTACGGAACAGCTCGCGGCGCCGGACACCGCGGGCGGCGTACACGCCCTGCTCACCGGTGTCGGCGCGGCCGACGGCGGCCAGTATCTCCTGCTCCAGATGGTCCCGCACCCGCGGTTCGAGTCCGCCCGCCCCGTCACCGTCGCCGAGCAGCGCGACGGCCTCCGGGGCCCGCATCAGCAGGTCGGGGGCGAGGCGCCCGGCGGACAGGACGCGGGCGAGGTTCTCGGCGGCGGCCCCTTCGTCCCTCAACAGCCGTAGATACCAGGGGGTTCGGCCCAGCGCGTCGGACACCTTGCGGAAGTTGAGCAGTCCGGCGTCCGGATCGGCGGAGTCCGCGAACCAGCCCAACAGGACGGGCAGCAGGGTTCGTTGGATGGCCGCCTTCCGGCTGACCCCGCTGGCCAGCGCCTCCAGATGCCTGAGCGCGGCGGCCGGATCGGCGTACCCGAGTGCCACCAGCCGCTCCCGAGCCGCGACGGTGCTCAACCTGGTCTCGCCGGGGGCGAGTTGGGCGACGGCGTCGAGCAGTGGCCGGTAGAAGAGCTTCTCGTGCAGCCGCCGTACGACGGACGCGTGCCGCTTCCACTCCCGGTTCAGTTCGGCGACGGGATCGGTGCGCAGCCCGAGCGACCGCCCGATGCGCCGCAGATCGGCCTCGCCCTCGGGCACCAGGTGGGTGCGCCGCAGCCGGAACAGCTGGATCCGGTGCTCCATGGACCGCAGGAACCGGTAGGCGTCGTCGAGCTGCACGGCATCCGCGCGCCCGACGTACCCACCGGCGGCGAGCGCGCCGAGCGCGTCCAGGGTGGTCCCGCTGCGCAGGGAGGTGTCGGCGCGCCCGTGCACCAACTGAAGCAGCTGCACGGCGAATTCGACGTCCCGCAGGCCGCCCGGCCCGAGTTTCAGTTCCCGTTCCACCTCGGCGAGGGGGATGTTCTCGACGACACGGCGGCGCATCTTCTGGACGTCTACGACGAAGTTCTCGCGCTCGGCGGCGTGCCACACGAGCGGGGCGAGCGCGGCGACGTACGCCTCCCCCAGTTCGACGTCACCGGCGACCGGGCGGGCCTTCAACAGGGCCTGGAACTCCCAGGTCTTGGCCCAGCGCTGGTAGTACGCGAGGTGGCTGCTGAGTCTGCGTACCAGCGGGCCGTTGCGGCCCTCGGGGCGCAGATTGGCGTCGACGGGCCAGATGCTCCCCTCGATGGTGGTCTCGGAGCAGATCCGCATGAGATGCGAGGCGAGCCGGGTGGCGGCCTGCAGCGCCTTGCCTTCATCGGCCCCGTCGACAGCCTCGCCGACGAAGATGACGTCGACGTCGGACACGTAATTGAGCTCATGGCCACCGCACTTGCCCATGGCGACGACGGCGAGCCGGCACAGTGCGGCGTCGTCGGGCGCGGCGATGCGGGCGATGGCGAGGGCGGCGCGCAGGGTCGCGGTGGCGAGGTCGGCCAGCTCGGCGGCGGTCTCCGCCAAGTCGGTGGTGCCGCACACATCGCGGGCGGCGATGGACAGCAGGCAGCGCCGGTAGGCGACGCGCAGCGACACGGGGTCGGTGGCCTCGGCGAGCCCTCGCTCGAACTCCTCCACCCCGGGATGGAGATCCCGGGGTTCGTACATCACGAGGGCCTGCCAGTCGCGGGGATGCCGGATCAGATGGTCGCCGAGGGCGGCGGAGGCGCCGAGCACCCCGAGCAGCCGGTCGCGCAGCGGTTTGGCCGCTATCACCGTGTCCAGCAACTCGTGCCGGGCGCTCCGCCCGTCCTGCGCCTCGGCGAGCCGGACGAGCCCGAGCAGCGCGAGATCCGGGTCGGCGGTCGCGCCCAGCGCGTCGAGCAGCACCGGGTCGTCCCGCAGCGGGGCGAGCTCGACGCTGTCGAGAAGCCGCTCGGCGGCGGAGGGATCGGTGAAGCCGTGCCGCAGCAGCCGCGTGAAGGTACTGCTCCTGCGCCCCGGCGCCATCATCCTGGGCCTTCCCGTCGGACCATCGGATCAAGGTCGTACGCCCACGAGCGTAACCGGAGAGGCCGTGGGAAGCGCCGGACGGAGCGGGCCGATGTTCCTGCTGGTCGGAACGGCGGCTTCCGCCGCCACCATGGCCGTTTCGGTGGCGCCGCGCACGGTTTTCGGCTTCGGTGAGGGGAGCCGTTCCGTAAAGGCGATCTGGAGGACCAGCGATGCAGTACACGCTCGAAGTGATCCCGCTGCCCGTGAGCGACATCGACCGGGCCCGGGACTTCTACCGCGACAAGGCCGGTTTCCATGTCGACATCGACCAGGAGGTCATGCCGGGGATGCGCATCGTCCAGCTCACGCCACCGGGGTCGGGCTGTTCGATCGCGCTCGGCGACACCATCTGGGAGACGATGGACGGTCCGACGCCCGCGCCGGGCTCGTA contains these protein-coding regions:
- a CDS encoding LacI family DNA-binding transcriptional regulator; this translates as MTTRLADIAAQAGVSEATVSRVLNGKPGVAATTRQTVLAALDVLGYERPVRLRQRSEGLVGLITPELENPIFPALAQVIGQALTRQGYTPVLATQTPGGSTEDELTEMLVDRGVAGIIFVSGLHADTSADMQRYDQLRAQGVPFVLVDGFSPKVQAPFISPDDRAAMTLAVTHLVSLGHTRIGLALGPKRFVPVQRKIEGFVRTMQDLLGLTAQDVETRFVQHSLYTLEGGQAAAMALIDRDCTAVVCASDMMALGAIRAARQRGLEVPRDVSVVGFDDSPLIAFTDPPLTTVRKPVPAMGQAAVRTLLEEIGGTPAPHSEFVFMPELVVRGSTASAPGERTRSQ
- a CDS encoding phosphatase PAP2 family protein, whose amino-acid sequence is MGETTVTTREGHDRAAPHSVPDETAEGNGHVVKGLLRRVRTPRRPRLWFEILLIAVSYWTYSLIRNAVPEQKAEALRNADWIWKTEHSLGIAFEESVNHAVNSVTWLIVGMNYYYATLHFVVTLGVLVWLYRSHPGRYAATRLTLFATTVVALVGYYLYPLAPPRLMNGGDFIDTVMVHHTWGSMASGDLKHMSNQYAAMPSMHIGWSTWAGLTIFALSTVPWVRVLGLLYPVATLVVIVATANHFWLDAVGGLMCLAFGFAVARLWYGKLPYALPKLVPVQGQGGLLLPVKP
- a CDS encoding bifunctional [glutamine synthetase] adenylyltransferase/[glutamine synthetase]-adenylyl-L-tyrosine phosphorylase — protein: MMAPGRRSSTFTRLLRHGFTDPSAAERLLDSVELAPLRDDPVLLDALGATADPDLALLGLVRLAEAQDGRSARHELLDTVIAAKPLRDRLLGVLGASAALGDHLIRHPRDWQALVMYEPRDLHPGVEEFERGLAEATDPVSLRVAYRRCLLSIAARDVCGTTDLAETAAELADLATATLRAALAIARIAAPDDAALCRLAVVAMGKCGGHELNYVSDVDVIFVGEAVDGADEGKALQAATRLASHLMRICSETTIEGSIWPVDANLRPEGRNGPLVRRLSSHLAYYQRWAKTWEFQALLKARPVAGDVELGEAYVAALAPLVWHAAERENFVVDVQKMRRRVVENIPLAEVERELKLGPGGLRDVEFAVQLLQLVHGRADTSLRSGTTLDALGALAAGGYVGRADAVQLDDAYRFLRSMEHRIQLFRLRRTHLVPEGEADLRRIGRSLGLRTDPVAELNREWKRHASVVRRLHEKLFYRPLLDAVAQLAPGETRLSTVAARERLVALGYADPAAALRHLEALASGVSRKAAIQRTLLPVLLGWFADSADPDAGLLNFRKVSDALGRTPWYLRLLRDEGAAAENLARVLSAGRLAPDLLMRAPEAVALLGDGDGAGGLEPRVRDHLEQEILAAVGRADTGEQGVYAARGVRRRELFRTAAADIVGSYGTEQSPAEADQGALVDQVGGAISDLTAATLAGTLRAVVRDGWGDTLPTRFTVIGMGRFGGHEMGYGSDADVLFVHEPREGVDEHEAAKAANTVVSEMRRLLQMPSSDPPLLIDADLRPEGKSGPLVRTLTSYEAYYRRWSLGWESQALLRAEVVAGDLELGRRFIELIDPLRYPAEGLGDDAVREIRRLKARMESERMPRGADPTLHTKLGRGGLSDVEWTVQLMQLQHGWVEPGLRTTRTREALAAACAAGLISGEDAAILDEAWVLATRVRNAVMLVRGRAGDTFPSGGRELGAVGRYLGYGPGHVGDMIDAYRRTTRRARGVVETLFYGASA